The Ruminococcus bovis genome includes a region encoding these proteins:
- a CDS encoding YeiH family protein, with protein sequence MNFVKKNGCGILLSGIFALIATLLTKISIGSFSFDLIGAPVFSILFGMILTLIFPNIKTNTYMGSGIKFTSKKILQYAVIVLGFSLNLNTIAKVGIKSLPVIISTISISLIIAFIMMKVLKVNKKTSCLIGVGSSICGGSAIAATAPVIDADDSDVAQSISVIFLFNVLAALSFPTIGHTIGLGTEGFAVFAGTAVNDTSSVTATASTAENIYNTSGILSYAVTVKLTRTLAIIPITLALTFYRMKKAKNNSNKENNFSFKKIFPWFILYFLGASIITSLVGLIPCDAFTTLYNDYFVCAMKCIAKFFISMAMFAVGTNTNIVQLIQNGKKPIFLGFCCWCGITLVSLFIQSITGIYTSNL encoded by the coding sequence ATGAATTTTGTAAAAAAGAATGGTTGTGGCATTTTGCTTAGTGGAATTTTTGCTTTAATAGCTACTTTATTAACAAAAATTTCAATAGGTTCATTTTCTTTTGATTTAATAGGTGCACCTGTATTTTCAATTTTATTTGGTATGATTTTAACCTTAATTTTTCCAAATATCAAAACAAATACATATATGGGTTCAGGCATAAAGTTTACATCAAAAAAGATTTTGCAATATGCAGTTATTGTATTAGGCTTTTCATTAAATCTAAACACTATTGCAAAGGTGGGAATAAAGAGCTTACCGGTTATTATTTCCACAATTTCAATTTCACTAATCATAGCTTTTATTATGATGAAAGTATTGAAAGTTAATAAGAAAACTTCTTGTCTAATCGGTGTAGGTTCATCAATTTGTGGTGGTTCAGCTATTGCAGCAACTGCTCCTGTTATTGATGCTGATGACTCTGATGTAGCACAGTCAATATCAGTAATTTTTCTTTTTAATGTATTGGCAGCTTTGAGTTTTCCTACAATAGGACATACCATTGGACTTGGTACAGAGGGTTTTGCAGTATTTGCAGGTACTGCAGTAAATGATACATCATCTGTTACTGCTACTGCCTCAACTGCTGAAAATATTTATAATACAAGTGGTATCTTGTCATATGCAGTTACAGTAAAACTTACACGAACACTTGCAATTATTCCAATCACCTTAGCATTAACTTTTTATAGAATGAAGAAAGCTAAGAATAATTCTAATAAAGAAAATAACTTTTCTTTCAAAAAGATTTTCCCTTGGTTTATTCTTTATTTTCTAGGTGCATCAATTATTACAAGTTTAGTAGGATTAATTCCATGTGATGCTTTCACTACACTATATAATGATTATTTTGTTTGTGCTATGAAATGTATTGCAAAGTTCTTTATTTCAATGGCAATGTTTGCAGTAGGTACAAATACAAATATAGTTCAGCTAATACAAAATGGAAAGAAACCGATTTTTCTTGGTTTCTGTTGTTGGTGTGGCATTACTTTAGTGTCATTATTTATCCAAAGTATTACAGGAATTTATACATCAAATCTATAA
- the purC gene encoding phosphoribosylaminoimidazolesuccinocarboxamide synthase has product MEIKEQLYEGKAKKVFATDDPDLCVVSYKDDATAFNGKKKGTIVGKGVVNNRMSNFMFKMLEENGIHTHYVEELNDRDTVVKKVEIVPLEVIVRNRAAGSFSKKYGVPEGSDLASPILEFDYKSDPLDDPLVNNYHILALGLATQEEIDTIASMALKIDQLMIDFFKKCNVELVDFKLEFGRFHGEIVLADEISPDTCRFWDLDTHEKLDKDRFRRDMGGVEEAYAEMMKRIGLA; this is encoded by the coding sequence ATGGAAATTAAAGAACAACTTTACGAAGGTAAGGCAAAGAAAGTTTTTGCTACAGATGACCCTGATCTATGTGTAGTATCTTATAAGGATGATGCTACTGCTTTTAACGGTAAGAAAAAGGGTACTATCGTTGGTAAAGGTGTAGTAAACAACAGAATGAGTAACTTTATGTTCAAAATGCTAGAAGAGAACGGTATTCATACTCACTATGTTGAAGAACTAAATGACAGAGATACTGTTGTTAAAAAGGTTGAAATTGTTCCACTAGAAGTTATCGTAAGAAACAGAGCAGCTGGTTCTTTCTCAAAGAAGTATGGCGTTCCTGAAGGTTCTGACCTTGCTTCTCCTATTCTTGAATTTGACTATAAGAGTGACCCTCTGGATGACCCTCTTGTAAATAACTATCATATTCTTGCTCTTGGCCTAGCTACTCAGGAAGAAATTGATACTATTGCTTCAATGGCTCTAAAGATTGACCAGCTAATGATTGACTTCTTCAAGAAGTGTAATGTTGAACTAGTTGACTTTAAGCTAGAATTCGGTCGTTTCCACGGTGAAATCGTACTTGCTGACGAAATTTCTCCTGATACATGCCGTTTCTGGGATCTAGATACTCATGAAAAACTAGACAAAGACCGTTTCCGTCGTGATATGGGTGGCGTTGAAGAAGCATACGCTGAAATGATGAAGAGAATTGGTCTTGCTTAA
- the purF gene encoding amidophosphoribosyltransferase, whose product MVTPLSINFNNYHSEGLHEECGVFGIYGNDAIKPSYACYNGLLALQHRGQESCGIAVSDCGVIDYHKDMGLVTEVFNNKILDKLDGQIALSHVRYSTAGGSVRENSQPLVMRYKKGTLAIAHNGNLTNAAEIKHNLEHRGAIFQTTIDSEAIAYVIARERQKVHSVEEAVRNTMNTIKGAYCLLVMSPRKLIAARDPNGFRPLCIGKINNSYCFASESCALDAVGADFVRDVEPGEIVIVDEDGIRSDKTHCGKKKSICIFEYIYFARSDSNIDGISVYESRKEAGRILARCHPVEADLVIGVPESGIDAAIGYSEESGIPYEKGIVKNNYIGRTFIKPTQGERMKSVKIKLNPLSSIKGKRVVVIDDSVVRGTTVDRIVTMLREAGASEVHMRISSPPFMWPCYYGTDIPSKGELIACNHTIEEIRQISGADSFGYLPVEHLRELTFSDDVCYCDGCFTGQYPADITHNQLEGKKRGGMNFKNTKIKEKV is encoded by the coding sequence ATGGTGACTCCCTTGAGCATAAATTTTAACAATTATCACAGTGAAGGTCTTCACGAAGAATGTGGTGTATTTGGTATTTATGGCAACGATGCAATCAAGCCATCGTATGCTTGTTATAACGGACTTCTTGCACTTCAACATCGTGGACAAGAAAGTTGTGGTATTGCTGTAAGTGATTGTGGTGTTATTGATTACCACAAAGATATGGGACTTGTTACCGAAGTATTCAACAATAAAATATTAGACAAACTTGACGGACAGATTGCACTTAGTCATGTCCGTTATTCAACTGCAGGCGGCTCTGTGCGTGAAAACTCACAGCCGCTTGTTATGCGTTATAAAAAAGGCACACTTGCAATTGCACATAATGGTAACCTTACCAATGCTGCCGAAATTAAGCACAATCTAGAGCATAGAGGTGCTATTTTCCAGACAACTATTGATTCTGAGGCTATTGCTTATGTTATTGCTCGTGAAAGACAAAAGGTTCATTCCGTTGAAGAAGCAGTAAGAAATACTATGAACACAATCAAAGGTGCTTATTGCTTACTTGTTATGAGTCCAAGAAAGCTTATTGCTGCCAGAGACCCTAACGGATTTAGACCACTTTGTATTGGCAAAATTAACAATTCATATTGTTTTGCCAGTGAGTCATGTGCCCTTGACGCAGTTGGTGCTGATTTTGTCAGAGATGTAGAACCGGGTGAAATCGTTATTGTTGATGAAGACGGTATCAGAAGTGATAAAACCCATTGTGGCAAGAAAAAGTCAATTTGTATTTTTGAGTATATTTATTTTGCTCGCAGTGATAGTAATATTGACGGTATTTCTGTTTACGAATCAAGAAAAGAAGCCGGTAGAATTCTTGCAAGATGTCATCCTGTAGAGGCTGACCTTGTTATCGGTGTTCCTGAGTCCGGTATTGACGCAGCAATAGGTTATAGTGAAGAATCAGGTATTCCTTATGAAAAGGGTATCGTTAAAAATAACTATATCGGTAGAACCTTTATCAAACCAACCCAGGGTGAAAGAATGAAGAGTGTTAAAATTAAACTTAACCCACTAAGTTCTATTAAGGGTAAGAGAGTTGTTGTAATTGATGACTCAGTTGTTAGAGGTACTACTGTTGATAGAATTGTTACCATGCTTAGAGAAGCAGGTGCAAGTGAAGTACATATGAGAATTTCTTCTCCACCATTTATGTGGCCTTGTTATTATGGTACAGATATTCCTTCAAAGGGTGAGCTTATTGCTTGTAACCATACTATAGAAGAAATCAGACAAATTAGTGGTGCAGATTCCTTTGGATATTTGCCGGTTGAACATCTTAGAGAACTTACTTTCTCTGATGATGTATGTTACTGTGACGGTTGTTTCACAGGACAATACCCAGCAGACATTACCCACAACCAGCTTGAGGGTAAAAAACGTGGTGGTATGAATTTTAAAAATACAAAAATCAAGGAGAAAGTATAA
- the upp gene encoding uracil phosphoribosyltransferase yields the protein MENQVTVFDHPLIQHKLTHMRDEKTGSKLFRELVSEVSMLMCYEATRDLPLKEVEVQTPLVKTKSKVIAGRKLAFVPILRAGLGMLDAMLEMVPAAKVGHIGLYRDEETHEPVEYYNKLPSDIEERDVFVLDPMLATGGSAVDAINIIKKSHPHSIKFLCIIAAPEGIKALTEAHPDVQVFCAAKDEGLNENCYIMPGLGDAGDRIFGTK from the coding sequence ATGGAAAATCAAGTTACAGTTTTTGACCATCCTCTAATTCAACATAAGTTGACTCATATGAGAGATGAAAAAACAGGTAGTAAACTATTTAGAGAATTAGTATCAGAAGTTTCAATGCTAATGTGCTATGAAGCTACAAGAGATTTACCACTAAAGGAAGTTGAAGTGCAAACTCCTCTAGTAAAGACAAAGTCAAAGGTTATTGCAGGTCGTAAACTAGCATTTGTTCCTATTCTTAGAGCAGGTCTTGGTATGCTGGATGCAATGCTAGAGATGGTACCGGCTGCAAAGGTTGGTCATATCGGTCTTTATAGAGATGAAGAAACTCATGAACCTGTTGAATACTACAACAAGTTACCATCAGACATTGAAGAAAGAGATGTATTTGTTCTTGACCCAATGCTAGCAACAGGTGGCAGTGCAGTTGATGCTATCAACATTATTAAGAAGAGCCATCCTCATTCAATTAAGTTCCTTTGCATTATTGCAGCTCCTGAAGGCATTAAGGCACTAACTGAGGCTCATCCTGATGTTCAGGTATTCTGTGCAGCTAAGGATGAAGGCCTAAATGAAAACTGCTACATTATGCCTGGTCTAGGTGACGCAGGTGACAGAATTTTCGGTACAAAGTAA
- a CDS encoding LysR family transcriptional regulator — MIDYRIKTFLKLCETMNYRKTAEQLNMTQPAVTQHIHFLENEYKCKLFIYDRHTLQITKEGILLKNYSENLQYQEEKLLEQMEIAKQKEYAIGATKTIGEYVITDKIAEYLKTPTNNILIEIDNTNRLLSKLQKGELDFALIEGFFDRNEFGSEIYKSEPFVGVCSNTHHFANKTIPLESAFSETLFIREKGSGTRTILEQVLAEQNYTTSNFMRNICISNFGLMSQLIRENLGITFAYEAILKNQPYLSPFYIEGLNIVRDFNYVYLDNPNSISIVNKFKEIL, encoded by the coding sequence ATGATTGATTATAGAATTAAGACATTTTTAAAATTATGTGAAACTATGAATTACAGAAAAACTGCTGAACAGTTAAATATGACACAACCGGCAGTTACACAACACATTCACTTCTTAGAAAACGAATACAAATGCAAATTATTTATATATGATAGGCATACTTTGCAAATTACTAAAGAGGGTATTTTGCTAAAGAATTATTCAGAAAATTTACAGTATCAAGAAGAAAAGCTACTTGAACAAATGGAAATTGCTAAGCAAAAGGAATATGCAATCGGTGCTACTAAAACCATTGGTGAATATGTAATTACAGATAAAATTGCTGAATACTTAAAGACACCAACCAACAATATTTTGATTGAGATTGACAATACAAACAGGCTACTTAGCAAACTACAAAAAGGTGAACTTGACTTTGCTTTAATTGAGGGATTTTTCGACAGAAATGAATTTGGCAGTGAGATATATAAAAGTGAACCTTTCGTTGGTGTATGTAGCAACACACATCACTTTGCTAACAAAACTATTCCACTTGAAAGTGCATTTTCCGAAACTCTATTTATCAGAGAAAAAGGTTCAGGTACCAGGACAATTCTTGAGCAAGTTTTGGCTGAACAAAATTACACAACAAGTAACTTTATGAGAAATATTTGTATAAGTAACTTTGGATTAATGTCACAACTTATCAGGGAAAATCTTGGAATTACTTTTGCATATGAGGCAATACTTAAGAATCAGCCTTACCTCTCACCTTTCTATATTGAGGGACTGAATATTGTGAGAGATTTTAATTATGTTTACCTTGATAATCCTAATTCAATCAGCATTGTAAATAAATTTAAAGAAATTTTGTAA
- the pyrB gene encoding aspartate carbamoyltransferase — MKHRHVIDLEDLTFAQLQQTIELAGKIKADPVKYSHVCDGKIMATLFYEPSTRTQMSFQTAMMRLGGKIIGFDNPQNSSVSKGESLKDTITIVSGYADIIAMRNPVEGSAKAASLYSSVPVINAGDGGHLHPTQTLTDLVTLSNEKGRLNHLKIGLCGDLKNGRTVHSLIKTMSHFEGNSFVLISTKELSIPDYIKDIMDKAGCPYEEVDDLQSNIADLDVLYMTRIQRERFASEEDYQAQKGQYILDTEKMSYAKKDMIVLHPLPRVDEITVEVDDDPRACYFKQAVYGMYGRMALIMLLLEDKDYFFHSNDKKFISDVKCKNPRCIVNQEAYLPKKYYLKDNHKICDYCDNEIE, encoded by the coding sequence ATGAAACATAGACATGTCATTGATCTTGAGGATTTAACTTTTGCACAGCTTCAGCAAACTATTGAGTTGGCTGGAAAGATAAAGGCAGATCCGGTAAAGTATAGCCATGTTTGTGATGGTAAAATCATGGCAACTCTTTTTTATGAGCCATCAACTCGTACACAGATGTCTTTCCAAACTGCTATGATGCGATTAGGTGGTAAAATTATCGGCTTTGATAACCCACAGAACTCATCGGTTTCTAAAGGTGAAAGCCTAAAAGATACTATCACTATTGTTAGTGGTTATGCTGATATTATTGCAATGAGAAATCCTGTTGAAGGTTCTGCAAAAGCAGCTTCACTTTACAGTAGCGTACCTGTTATTAATGCAGGTGATGGTGGTCACCTACACCCTACTCAGACACTTACAGACTTAGTTACACTTTCTAATGAAAAAGGCAGATTAAACCACCTTAAGATTGGTCTTTGTGGTGACTTAAAGAATGGCAGAACTGTTCATTCACTTATTAAGACAATGAGCCACTTTGAGGGTAATTCATTTGTGCTTATCTCAACTAAGGAACTAAGTATTCCTGACTATATTAAGGATATTATGGATAAGGCCGGTTGTCCTTATGAAGAAGTTGATGACTTACAAAGCAATATTGCAGACCTTGATGTTCTTTATATGACAAGAATTCAAAGAGAAAGATTTGCCAGTGAAGAAGATTATCAAGCACAAAAAGGTCAATACATTCTTGATACAGAAAAAATGTCATATGCTAAAAAGGATATGATTGTACTTCATCCACTACCTAGAGTTGATGAAATCACTGTTGAAGTTGATGATGACCCAAGAGCTTGTTACTTCAAACAGGCTGTTTATGGTATGTACGGCAGAATGGCACTGATTATGCTACTACTTGAAGATAAAGATTACTTCTTCCATAGCAATGATAAAAAGTTTATTTCTGATGTTAAGTGTAAAAACCCTAGATGTATTGTAAATCAAGAGGCTTACCTACCTAAGAAATATTACTTAAAGGATAATCATAAAATTTGTGATTACTGTGATAATGAAATTGAATAA